Proteins encoded within one genomic window of Streptomyces profundus:
- a CDS encoding type I polyketide synthase: protein MAELEAAAGEPIAIVGMACRLPGGADTPERLWELVREGRDAVTGFPTDRGWDPELYDEDPDRPGRSYTREGGFLDDPSGFDAEFFGISPREALAADPQQRLLLEVAWEAVERAGIDPRALRSTRTGVFAGVAGRDYGTGFHRLPAELEGYLIVGAATSVASGRIAYTLGLEGPAVTVDTACSSSLVAVHLATRSLRSGESDLALAGGAAVMATPTAFVDFSRQRGLAPDGRCKSFSAAADGTGWGEGAGLLLLERLSDAQRNGHPVLAVIRGSAVNQDGASNGLTAPSGPAQQRVIRQALANAGLAAHEVDAVEAHGTGTRLGDPIEAQALLATYGQDREVPLWLGSLKSNIGHTQAAAGVAGITKMVMALRAGLLPRTLHVDEPSEHVDWSAGSVELLTEARPWPEADRPRRAAVSSFGVSGTNAHLILEQPPTAPESAPSDEAPSAPAVIPWTLSARSPQALAAQAARLGEVHADPRDIAATLLDTRTAFEHRAVVIGNDLDELRVGLAALASGLPSARLVTGRVTEGEVAFLFTGQGSQRVGMGAELHRVFPVFAGVFDEVCAEVDGRLAGLAVRSLREVVFDVGEPDAVHRTIHTQPALFAIEVALFRLLESLGVVPDSVAGHSVGEIAAAHVAGVLSLADAVALVSARARLMDGLPSGGAMVAVEAVEEEVLPLLSSVVGVAAVNGPRAVVVSGEAAAVAAVGEHFRGLGRKTTSLKVSHAFHSPLMDPILEEFAATARRLTYHAPRIPLVAGGDVTDPDHWVRHIREPVRFHDTVQALAPHTSGWIEIGPDPVLTTLAQNALPTGPAFAATLQRDRPEVETVLAALGQLHARGTPVDWRRVLAETGRPTGARVELPTYPFQRERYWLDAVASPAPEADGARTAPVAGPMSAADLPTLVRAEAAAVLGHPDAQRLDPERPFLEMGFDSLTAAQLRARLATATGLRLPVSTIFDHPTPRALAAHLEALRASGDARPEGPVGGGEGDALATLYRELCAADRFQEAAQVLTAASALRAGFGAESAGDHRPIPVRLSEGRARPRLICLPSLSAASGPHEYARFGRSFQEAREVLALPSPGFAAHEEPPDSYETYRLLLAEAVRGAVGDEPFVLVGRSIGGCVAHAVAGALEESGPAPAGVVLIDTYPVDAGEQDGMDWWLPAMTAGTLDRIDRFGPPLERHNLTAMGAYQRLFAGWQPKPSTVPTLLVRAAQPLPGALPAQGPSAEWRAFWPLPHDAAEVPGDHFTVLEDHSESTAAAVADWLDGLSTPA from the coding sequence GTGGCGGAGCTGGAGGCCGCCGCCGGCGAGCCGATCGCCATCGTCGGGATGGCGTGCCGGCTGCCCGGCGGCGCCGACACCCCGGAGAGGCTCTGGGAGTTGGTGCGTGAGGGCCGCGACGCCGTCACCGGCTTCCCCACCGACCGGGGCTGGGACCCGGAGCTCTACGACGAGGACCCGGACCGGCCCGGCCGTTCCTACACCCGCGAGGGAGGCTTCCTCGACGACCCGTCCGGGTTCGACGCGGAGTTCTTCGGCATCAGCCCTCGGGAGGCGCTGGCCGCCGACCCGCAGCAGCGGCTGCTGTTGGAGGTCGCCTGGGAGGCCGTCGAGCGGGCCGGGATCGACCCGAGGGCGCTGCGTTCCACCCGCACCGGGGTCTTCGCCGGCGTCGCCGGGCGCGACTACGGCACCGGATTCCACCGGCTGCCGGCCGAGTTGGAGGGATATCTGATCGTCGGAGCCGCCACCAGCGTGGCCTCCGGCCGGATCGCCTACACGTTGGGCCTTGAGGGGCCGGCGGTGACGGTGGACACGGCGTGCTCCTCGTCGTTGGTCGCGGTGCATCTGGCCACCCGGTCGCTGCGCTCGGGCGAGTCGGACCTGGCCCTGGCCGGCGGGGCGGCGGTCATGGCGACGCCCACCGCCTTTGTCGACTTCTCGCGGCAGCGGGGGCTGGCTCCTGACGGGCGGTGCAAGTCGTTCTCGGCGGCGGCCGACGGGACGGGGTGGGGCGAGGGCGCGGGGCTGCTCCTGTTGGAGCGGCTCTCCGACGCCCAGCGGAACGGTCATCCGGTGCTCGCGGTGATCCGGGGGAGTGCGGTCAACCAGGACGGCGCGTCCAACGGCCTGACCGCCCCGAGCGGTCCTGCCCAACAGCGGGTGATTCGGCAGGCGTTGGCGAATGCCGGGCTTGCGGCTCATGAGGTGGACGCGGTGGAGGCGCATGGGACGGGGACGCGTCTGGGCGATCCGATCGAGGCGCAGGCGCTGCTGGCCACCTATGGCCAGGATCGTGAAGTGCCGCTGTGGTTGGGGTCGTTGAAGTCCAACATCGGGCACACCCAGGCCGCCGCCGGCGTCGCCGGGATCACCAAGATGGTCATGGCATTACGCGCGGGGCTACTGCCCCGAACCCTGCATGTCGATGAGCCGTCCGAGCATGTGGACTGGTCGGCGGGCAGCGTCGAGCTGTTGACGGAGGCGCGGCCCTGGCCTGAGGCCGACCGGCCGCGCCGCGCCGCCGTGTCATCGTTCGGCGTCAGCGGCACCAACGCCCACCTCATCCTCGAACAGCCCCCGACCGCACCGGAGTCGGCGCCATCCGACGAGGCGCCGAGCGCGCCAGCGGTGATCCCCTGGACGCTCTCCGCCCGCAGCCCCCAGGCCCTGGCGGCGCAGGCCGCGCGGCTCGGGGAGGTCCACGCCGACCCCCGGGACATCGCGGCGACCCTGCTGGACACCCGGACCGCGTTCGAGCATCGGGCGGTGGTCATCGGCAACGACCTCGACGAACTCCGCGTGGGGCTGGCCGCCCTGGCGTCGGGGCTCCCCTCCGCCCGGCTGGTGACCGGACGGGTGACGGAGGGAGAGGTCGCGTTCCTCTTCACGGGTCAGGGCAGTCAACGTGTCGGGATGGGGGCTGAACTCCACCGTGTGTTCCCGGTGTTCGCCGGGGTCTTTGACGAGGTGTGTGCCGAAGTGGACGGGCGGTTGGCCGGGTTGGCGGTTCGTTCGCTTCGGGAGGTGGTGTTCGACGTGGGGGAGCCGGATGCCGTCCACCGTACGATCCACACGCAGCCGGCGTTGTTCGCGATCGAGGTGGCGTTGTTCCGGTTGTTGGAGAGCCTGGGTGTGGTTCCGGATTCGGTGGCGGGTCATTCGGTGGGGGAGATCGCGGCGGCGCATGTGGCGGGTGTGTTGTCGTTGGCGGATGCCGTGGCATTGGTGTCGGCGCGGGCTCGGTTGATGGATGGTCTGCCGTCGGGTGGTGCGATGGTGGCGGTTGAGGCGGTGGAGGAGGAGGTTCTTCCGTTGCTTTCGTCGGTGGTGGGTGTCGCGGCGGTGAACGGGCCTCGTGCGGTGGTGGTTTCGGGGGAGGCGGCGGCGGTTGCGGCGGTGGGTGAGCATTTTCGGGGTCTGGGGCGGAAGACCACGTCGCTCAAGGTGTCGCATGCCTTCCATTCGCCGTTGATGGATCCGATTCTTGAGGAGTTCGCGGCCACGGCCCGTCGGCTCACGTATCACGCGCCGCGTATTCCATTGGTGGCGGGTGGGGATGTCACCGATCCCGATCACTGGGTGCGGCATATCCGCGAGCCCGTCCGCTTCCACGACACCGTCCAGGCCCTCGCCCCGCACACCAGCGGCTGGATCGAGATCGGCCCCGACCCCGTCCTCACCACCCTGGCCCAGAACGCGCTTCCGACCGGGCCCGCCTTCGCCGCCACGCTCCAGAGGGACCGGCCCGAGGTGGAGACGGTGCTGGCGGCGCTCGGGCAGCTGCATGCGCGCGGCACACCGGTGGACTGGCGGCGGGTGCTGGCCGAGACGGGCCGCCCGACCGGCGCCCGGGTGGAGTTGCCGACGTACCCCTTCCAACGCGAGCGGTACTGGCTCGACGCGGTCGCGTCCCCCGCACCCGAGGCCGACGGCGCCCGCACCGCCCCCGTGGCCGGGCCCATGTCCGCCGCCGACCTGCCCACGCTGGTCCGCGCCGAGGCCGCCGCCGTGCTCGGCCACCCCGACGCCCAACGGCTCGACCCGGAACGGCCGTTCCTCGAAATGGGCTTCGACTCCCTCACGGCGGCCCAGCTGCGCGCCAGGCTGGCCACCGCCACCGGGCTGCGGCTTCCCGTCTCCACCATCTTCGATCACCCCACCCCCCGCGCGCTGGCCGCCCACCTGGAGGCCCTGCGCGCCTCCGGCGACGCGCGGCCCGAAGGGCCGGTCGGCGGCGGTGAGGGCGACGCGCTGGCCACCCTCTACCGGGAGCTGTGCGCGGCCGACCGGTTCCAGGAGGCCGCCCAGGTGCTGACGGCGGCCTCCGCCCTCCGGGCCGGCTTCGGCGCGGAGTCCGCCGGCGATCACCGGCCGATCCCCGTCCGGCTCAGCGAGGGGCGGGCCCGGCCCCGGCTGATCTGCCTGCCGTCGCTCAGCGCGGCCTCGGGGCCGCACGAGTACGCGCGGTTCGGCCGCTCGTTCCAGGAGGCGCGGGAGGTGCTGGCGCTGCCGTCCCCCGGCTTCGCGGCGCACGAGGAGCCGCCGGACAGCTATGAGACCTACCGCCTGCTCCTGGCCGAGGCCGTGCGTGGCGCCGTGGGGGACGAACCCTTCGTCCTGGTGGGCCGCTCCATCGGCGGCTGTGTGGCGCACGCGGTGGCGGGTGCGCTTGAGGAGTCGGGACCGGCTCCGGCCGGCGTCGTCCTCATCGACACCTATCCCGTGGACGCCGGCGAACAGGACGGCATGGACTGGTGGTTGCCCGCCATGACGGCGGGCACGCTCGACCGGATCGACAGGTTCGGCCCACCCCTGGAACGCCACAACCTCACCGCGATGGGCGCCTACCAGCGGCTCTTCGCCGGCTGGCAGCCCAAGCCCAGCACGGTGCCGACCCTGCTGGTCCGGGCCGCGCAGCCGCTGCCAGGCGCGCTGCCGGCGCAGGGCCCGAGCGCGGAGTGGCGGGCGTTCTGGCCGCTGCCACACGACGCGGCCGAGGTCCCGGGCGACCACTTCACCGTGCTGGAGGACCACTCCGAGTCCACCGCCGCCGCGGTCGCCGACTGGCTCGACGGCCTGTCGACGCCCGCCTGA
- a CDS encoding TIGR03621 family F420-dependent LLM class oxidoreductase translates to MHPFRFAVTLLQVSGAKEWADTCRQIESLGYDVILVPDHLGKPSPFPSLVSAAQLTSLRVGSFVLNTGFYHPDMLARDITTTDQLTGGRLEVGLGTGYAHPEFHALGLDPGSPRDRVNQLERTVKALDATLNDPATEPAKAQPSVPLLIAGNGNRVLRLAAEKADIVGFIGGAYDPDSPEGLRAVSYEVFDERVAYFSRVSAHRSPAVERNFLVQRVIVTDDREAAVQELAPQYPFLTVDEVRHAPVLLIGTVDEIIAEVREMRERWGISYISVLEPFIDSFAPVVEALRGT, encoded by the coding sequence ATGCATCCCTTCCGGTTCGCGGTCACCCTGCTCCAGGTATCAGGCGCCAAGGAATGGGCGGACACCTGCCGCCAGATCGAGTCGCTCGGCTATGACGTCATCCTCGTGCCCGACCATCTGGGCAAGCCCTCGCCCTTCCCCTCGCTGGTGTCCGCCGCCCAGCTCACCTCGCTGCGGGTGGGGAGCTTCGTGCTGAACACCGGCTTCTACCACCCGGACATGCTGGCCCGCGACATCACCACCACCGACCAACTCACCGGCGGACGCCTTGAGGTGGGCCTGGGCACGGGCTACGCGCACCCCGAGTTCCACGCCCTCGGCCTCGACCCCGGCAGCCCGCGCGACCGGGTCAACCAGCTGGAGCGCACCGTCAAGGCGCTCGACGCGACCCTCAACGATCCGGCCACCGAGCCGGCCAAGGCACAGCCCTCGGTGCCGCTGCTGATCGCGGGCAACGGCAACCGGGTGCTGCGGCTGGCGGCCGAGAAGGCCGACATCGTGGGCTTCATCGGCGGGGCGTACGACCCCGACAGCCCGGAGGGGCTGCGCGCCGTGTCCTACGAGGTGTTCGACGAGCGGGTCGCGTACTTCTCCCGGGTCTCCGCGCACCGCAGCCCCGCCGTGGAACGCAACTTCCTGGTCCAGCGCGTCATCGTGACCGACGACCGGGAGGCGGCGGTCCAGGAACTGGCGCCCCAGTACCCGTTCCTGACCGTGGACGAGGTGCGTCACGCGCCGGTGCTGCTGATCGGCACCGTCGACGAGATCATCGCCGAGGTGCGCGAGATGCGGGAGCGCTGGGGCATCTCCTACATCAGCGTTCTTGAGCCGTTCATCGACTCCTTCGCTCCGGTGGTGGAGGCCCTGCGCGGCACCTGA
- a CDS encoding winged helix-turn-helix transcriptional regulator codes for MFQRNTDVPVSDVPPEACPLREVIGQVGGKWSAQIIVATADGPIRYTELERRVDGISRRMLTLTLRHLERDGLLVRTVYPTVPPKVEYTLTDMAVELHASLAALIAWAERHGTAISRAREAYDSREDTVTEAVVAPQVPRRASTTGAKESMNGSRTLM; via the coding sequence ATGTTCCAGAGGAACACCGATGTGCCGGTGAGCGACGTCCCTCCGGAAGCCTGTCCCTTACGCGAGGTAATCGGTCAGGTGGGTGGAAAGTGGAGCGCGCAGATCATCGTGGCGACCGCTGACGGCCCGATTCGCTATACCGAGCTGGAGCGCAGGGTCGATGGCATCAGCAGACGCATGCTCACGCTGACCCTGCGGCATTTGGAGCGTGACGGCCTGTTGGTCCGCACCGTCTATCCGACGGTGCCGCCCAAGGTCGAGTACACGCTCACCGACATGGCCGTCGAACTGCATGCCTCGCTCGCCGCGCTGATCGCCTGGGCGGAGCGGCACGGGACGGCCATCAGCAGGGCGCGCGAGGCGTACGACAGCAGGGAGGACACCGTCACGGAGGCGGTGGTGGCCCCTCAGGTGCCGCGCAGGGCCTCCACCACCGGAGCGAAGGAGTCGATGAACGGCTCAAGAACGCTGATGTAG
- a CDS encoding MFS transporter, translating to MNPTPARQGSGRALGLLAFAQFIVAIDYNIVYVALPDIGRELNFSAQSLQWVVTAYAVAFGGLLLLGGRAADRLGPRRMFLSALLVYGVASLVGGLTTSGEVLVAARAVQGLGGAFLFPATLKLINTTFDEGPARNRALATWGAAGSAGLAFGALLGGVLTEYLGWAWVFFVNVPLALAAAFAAPRWLRPDSPAERGSGFDVPGALIATAGVTLLVLGLVSGPEAGWLSVRGAGSLVAGLALLGVFLLVERRTRDPLVPLRMFGNRSLVAAMLVIFLYLGVTSGQYYLFTTYLQNVLDYEALAAGLAFLPPGLLSALGGGPVAAWLVNRLGTRTTLTIGMLITGVGLAMVALAFSADGSFLALLPGIVVWGLGGGVALTTLFVSAASGVAPQEQGIASAMASTAQQIGAAVGLAVIVAVANAGLDTGASDLPTGEVVDGLRTAGLVGAGIAVAGALIALAIRPPAAPAPAPVPDAPAAVPDEPGAGEVTGSGRRVS from the coding sequence GTGAACCCAACTCCCGCTCGACAGGGGTCCGGCCGGGCCCTGGGGCTGCTGGCCTTCGCCCAGTTCATCGTCGCCATCGACTACAACATCGTCTATGTCGCCCTACCCGACATCGGCCGCGAACTCAACTTCTCCGCACAGTCCCTACAGTGGGTGGTCACGGCCTACGCGGTCGCGTTCGGTGGGTTGCTGCTGCTCGGCGGGCGTGCCGCCGACCGGCTCGGCCCACGGCGCATGTTCCTCTCGGCCCTCCTCGTCTACGGCGTCGCCTCGCTGGTCGGCGGGCTCACCACCTCCGGTGAGGTGCTCGTCGCCGCCCGGGCGGTGCAGGGCCTGGGCGGCGCCTTCCTGTTCCCGGCCACGCTCAAACTGATCAACACCACCTTCGACGAAGGCCCGGCGCGCAACCGCGCGTTGGCCACCTGGGGTGCGGCGGGCAGCGCGGGCCTGGCCTTCGGCGCGCTGCTCGGCGGCGTGCTCACCGAGTACCTCGGCTGGGCGTGGGTGTTCTTCGTGAACGTGCCCCTCGCCCTGGCCGCCGCCTTCGCCGCGCCGCGCTGGCTGCGGCCCGACTCGCCCGCCGAGCGGGGCAGCGGCTTCGACGTGCCGGGCGCGCTGATCGCCACCGCCGGTGTCACCCTGCTCGTCCTCGGCCTGGTCAGCGGCCCCGAGGCGGGCTGGCTCTCGGTCCGGGGGGCCGGTTCGCTGGTCGCCGGGCTGGCGCTGCTCGGGGTGTTCCTGCTCGTGGAGCGCCGCACCAGGGACCCGCTGGTGCCGCTGCGCATGTTCGGCAACCGGAGCCTGGTCGCGGCGATGCTGGTGATCTTCCTCTATCTGGGTGTCACCAGCGGCCAGTACTACCTCTTCACCACCTACCTCCAGAACGTCCTGGACTACGAGGCGCTGGCCGCCGGGTTGGCGTTCCTGCCGCCCGGGCTGCTGAGCGCCCTGGGCGGCGGCCCGGTGGCCGCCTGGCTGGTGAACCGCCTGGGCACCCGCACGACGCTGACGATCGGCATGCTGATCACCGGCGTCGGACTGGCCATGGTGGCCCTCGCCTTCAGCGCCGACGGCTCCTTCCTGGCCCTGCTGCCCGGCATCGTGGTCTGGGGGCTGGGCGGCGGTGTGGCGTTGACCACCCTGTTCGTCTCGGCGGCCTCGGGCGTCGCCCCCCAGGAGCAGGGCATCGCCTCCGCGATGGCCTCCACCGCGCAGCAGATCGGCGCCGCCGTCGGGCTCGCGGTGATCGTCGCCGTGGCCAACGCCGGTCTCGACACCGGGGCGTCCGACCTCCCGACCGGCGAGGTGGTCGACGGGCTGCGCACGGCCGGTCTTGTCGGCGCTGGCATCGCGGTGGCCGGGGCGCTGATCGCGCTGGCCATCAGGCCGCCGGCGGCGCCGGCGCCGGCCCCCGTGCCTGACGCCCCCGCGGCCGTCCCGGACGAACCGGGCGCCGGGGAGGTGACCGGAAGCGGTCGACGTGTGAGCTGA
- a CDS encoding AAA family ATPase, which yields MNAGHYQIDRNGRGGPPHPAARGREFTALNSLLSEALRGTGRVAWINGPLASGKTELLNALAQRAAHSGALTLTATCSAQDQSGPLGVISQLLLSGGELPIDPAASGSGSAEDISFERLRGLAGRLHALADRRAVVLAIDDVQHADEPSLRCLLELVRRSRSAPLLVAFTECTTSRVAHSVPHIDLLSQPHAHCVQLAGLSEQDTADFLAAYLGPATATRLARRCLQASGGSPLLIRALVEDYRIAEAGGFEPAAGEIFRQAVLRCLRGGHPQLREVGRAVALLGDGGGSSGTVSRLLRIDHPTTEWAIEALTAIGLLRDGLFRHPAAREAVLSDPDFTHRGAMHGAAYSALNAAGAGAVALAEHIIAGQVESGCATLVLREAAEDVLATGDVDQALRYLEHAYGICADDRQRAEILVLLARMEWRTNPVGSTRRLVRMVAASRAGLLSAADLALLARAMVWHGRTREAREVLARARGAHHGPGPASTDLLVTELWLTCTFPSLADASNVPDDIPPFATCESMLPVTAALASAIGGRADETSTATAEGVLDRARDSDPLLEPAQLALQALLYAGHTARAAEWCDRYHARASAAGATAWEALFAAIRAEISLRQGDMLGAEAQARAAMTLIPPRNWGISIGSPLSSVILALVADKRYDEAVRWVEQCVPKAMFASRFGVQYQYARGQLLLATRRPNEALDDFLGCGESLREWGLQQSGLVPWRAGAAEACLRLHDPARARDLVTRQLRLPSFRDERARGTTLRVLAATHPPHTRRRLLEEAVDLLDVAGDVHELARALGSLGHTLKQLGQNGRARVVLERAARVRHGRGTARTSTALVPERPPGAGVVHLTNAEHRVARLAALGHTNRDIATQLSVTPSTVEQHLTRVYRKLNVKRRRDLPTNLRALHVTSAHPAMTTDPVANAG from the coding sequence GTGAATGCCGGCCATTATCAGATTGACCGGAATGGCCGCGGTGGCCCGCCTCATCCGGCCGCCCGCGGAAGAGAATTCACGGCGCTGAACTCCCTGCTCTCCGAAGCTCTCCGGGGGACGGGACGCGTCGCATGGATCAACGGCCCGCTCGCCAGCGGCAAGACCGAGCTGTTGAACGCCCTCGCGCAACGGGCGGCGCACTCGGGCGCGTTGACCCTGACGGCGACCTGCTCGGCCCAGGACCAGAGCGGCCCGCTCGGCGTCATCTCCCAACTGCTCCTGAGCGGCGGCGAGTTACCCATCGACCCGGCGGCCTCCGGCTCGGGCTCGGCCGAGGACATCTCCTTCGAGCGGCTGCGCGGGCTGGCCGGCCGTCTCCACGCGCTGGCCGACCGGCGGGCCGTGGTGCTCGCGATCGACGATGTCCAGCACGCCGACGAGCCGTCCCTGCGGTGCCTGTTGGAGCTGGTGCGCCGCTCCAGGTCGGCCCCGCTGCTGGTGGCGTTCACCGAGTGCACCACATCGCGCGTCGCCCACTCGGTGCCGCATATCGACCTGTTGAGCCAGCCACACGCCCACTGCGTCCAACTCGCCGGCCTCTCCGAGCAGGACACCGCCGACTTCCTGGCCGCCTACCTCGGCCCCGCGACCGCCACCCGGCTCGCCCGGCGGTGCCTCCAGGCCAGCGGCGGCAGCCCGCTGCTCATCCGGGCACTCGTGGAGGACTACCGCATCGCCGAGGCGGGCGGCTTCGAGCCGGCCGCCGGCGAGATCTTCCGGCAGGCCGTGCTGCGCTGCCTGCGCGGCGGCCACCCACAGCTCCGCGAGGTGGGGCGCGCCGTCGCGCTGCTCGGCGACGGCGGCGGCTCGTCCGGCACGGTGAGCCGGCTGCTCAGGATCGACCATCCCACCACCGAGTGGGCCATCGAGGCGCTGACCGCGATCGGGCTCCTGCGCGACGGCCTCTTCCGGCACCCGGCGGCCCGTGAAGCCGTCCTCTCCGACCCGGACTTCACCCACCGGGGGGCGATGCACGGGGCCGCCTACTCGGCACTCAACGCGGCCGGAGCCGGCGCGGTCGCGTTGGCCGAGCACATCATCGCCGGGCAGGTCGAGAGCGGATGCGCCACGCTCGTCCTCAGGGAGGCCGCCGAGGACGTGCTGGCCACCGGCGACGTCGACCAGGCCCTCCGCTATCTGGAGCACGCCTACGGCATCTGCGCCGACGACCGGCAGCGCGCCGAGATCCTGGTCCTGCTGGCCCGGATGGAGTGGCGGACCAACCCGGTCGGCAGCACCCGGCGGCTGGTCCGCATGGTCGCCGCGAGCCGCGCCGGACTGCTGTCCGCCGCCGATCTGGCGCTGCTGGCCCGGGCCATGGTCTGGCACGGGCGCACCAGGGAGGCGCGGGAGGTGCTGGCGCGCGCCCGCGGCGCCCACCACGGCCCAGGGCCGGCGTCCACCGACCTCCTGGTCACCGAGCTGTGGCTGACGTGCACCTTCCCCTCCCTGGCCGACGCGTCGAACGTTCCGGACGACATCCCGCCGTTCGCCACCTGCGAGTCGATGCTGCCCGTCACGGCCGCCCTGGCCAGCGCGATCGGCGGCCGGGCCGACGAGACGTCGACCGCGACGGCTGAGGGCGTGCTCGACCGGGCGCGGGACAGCGATCCGCTGCTGGAACCCGCGCAACTCGCCCTCCAGGCCCTGCTCTACGCCGGGCACACCGCGCGCGCCGCCGAGTGGTGCGACCGCTACCACGCCAGGGCCTCGGCGGCCGGCGCGACCGCCTGGGAAGCGCTCTTCGCCGCCATCAGGGCGGAGATCTCCCTGCGGCAGGGCGACATGCTCGGCGCCGAGGCCCAGGCACGGGCGGCGATGACGCTCATCCCGCCCCGCAACTGGGGGATCTCGATCGGCTCCCCGCTCTCCAGCGTGATCCTCGCGCTGGTCGCCGACAAACGGTACGACGAGGCCGTCCGCTGGGTCGAGCAGTGCGTGCCCAAGGCGATGTTCGCCAGCCGCTTCGGCGTTCAGTACCAGTACGCGCGCGGGCAGTTGCTCCTCGCCACCCGCCGGCCCAACGAGGCGCTCGACGACTTCCTCGGCTGCGGCGAGTCGCTGCGCGAGTGGGGGCTCCAGCAGTCGGGGCTCGTGCCGTGGCGAGCCGGCGCCGCCGAGGCGTGTCTGAGGCTGCACGACCCGGCCAGAGCCCGCGATCTGGTGACGCGCCAGCTCCGGCTCCCCAGCTTCAGGGACGAACGGGCCCGGGGCACCACCCTGCGGGTGCTCGCCGCGACCCACCCGCCCCACACCCGGCGGCGGCTCCTGGAGGAGGCCGTCGACCTGCTGGATGTCGCCGGCGACGTCCATGAGTTGGCCCGGGCCCTGGGCAGCCTGGGCCACACACTCAAGCAACTGGGCCAGAACGGCCGCGCCCGCGTGGTGCTGGAGCGCGCCGCCCGGGTCAGGCACGGCAGGGGCACGGCCCGGACATCCACCGCCCTCGTGCCCGAGCGCCCACCCGGCGCCGGCGTCGTGCACCTCACCAACGCGGAGCACCGCGTCGCCAGGCTGGCCGCGCTCGGCCACACCAACCGCGACATCGCCACCCAGCTGAGCGTCACCCCGAGCACCGTCGAGCAGCACCTGACCCGCGTCTACCGCAAACTCAACGTCAAACGCCGCCGCGACCTCCCCACCAACCTGCGCGCGCTCCACGTCACCTCCGCCCATCCGGCCATGACCACCGACCCCGTCGCCAACGCCGGCTAG